CGCTTGGACTGCTGCTGGCAGTCGCCGAAACCCTGTTACCCTCCGCTCTGGCGACCAAACCCCATCTGCTGTTGCTGCTGGTCATGATGCTGGGGGTGCAGCAAAAAATCGCCGTGGGCGGCCCCGCGGCCTGGCTGCTGGGCTGCCTGCAGGACAGTCTTTCCGGAACCTGCCTGGGGCTGCACGGGCTTGTCTACCTGATTTTGTACCTGTCGCTCCGAAGCGTTGCCGGGTTGCTGAACCGGGAAAGCCCGGTATTGATGCTGTTTCTGGTCATCAGCGGCACCCTGCTGCAAGCTCTGATCATGATTTTCACTCTGGGTTTTCTGGCCGAACATGGTACCTACTGGCGGCAGATTCTGGCCGGGCTGCCGGCGCAGGTGTTGGTCAACCTGCTGGCCGCACTGTTCTTTCTGCAGGCTTCGTTTCTGCTGCATCGAGCCCGTCGTCGCCGTCCGCTATAAACTCCGTTGCGCCCTTTTCGGCTCGTGTTGCGGCGCTTTGGCCTGCGAAAATCGGGCGGCTACCGACAGAAATTTAAGGTTGAGAGGATCGCGCCCTTGAACCATGATTTTCAAACCGACTGGCAGCCGGCGCCGCATCTGCGCAAACGCTATGTGCATGCCTCGATTGCCGCGGCAATCGTTTTTCTGCTGCTGCTGCTGCGTCTCTGGCAGCTGCAGGTGATCAGCGACGAGCACTATCGCAACCTCTCTGAAAAGAACCGCACCCGCTATATCCCCATAGCCGCCCAGCGAGGCCGCGTTTTCGACCGGGACGGCCAGTTGCTGGCGGACAATCGTCCGGCCTTTGACGTCGCGGTTCTGCGACAGGAAGTGGATGATCCCGGGATGCTGCTCGACCGGCTGTCCGGATTTCTGTCAGTGGACCGCGAGGAACTGCACAAGCGCTGGGAGGCTGGCAAACGCCTGCCCCGCTACCGCCCCATCCCCCTGGCGTGGGACGTGGATCGCGACACCCTTGAAAAAATCATGGAAAATGCCGTCAACCTGCCCGGCGTGCTGATGGAAACCCGCCCCGTAAGATCCTTTCCGTTGGGGCCTCTGGCCCCTCATTTTCTCGGTTACCTGGGAGAAATCACCGAGAAGGAGCTTGGCGCCCCGGAATTCGAAGGCTATCACGCAGGGGACGTGATCGGCAAAGCGGGCCTTGAAAAAAACCTGGAGCCGATTCTTGCGGGAACCGACGGCGAACGCCGGGTTGAGGTTGACGTAAAGGGCAAAAGCATGCGCATCCTCAAAACCCTCGATCCGCAACCGGGCAGTGAAGTGGTGCTGACCCTGCAGGCATCACTGCAGCAGGTCGCCGAACAGGCCTTTGGCGAGCAGGCCGGCGCAGCCGTAGTCCTCGATGTACATACCGGCGAAATTCTCGCCATTGCCAGCCAGCCGGCCTTCGATCCGGCTCAGTTCGCCCGTGGACTGACCGCCAAAGAGTGGCGGGAGTTGCAGAACAACCCATTGAACCCGCTACAGAATCGCGCCATCAGTGGTCAATATCCGCCGGGCTCGATCTTCAAGATCGTTACCGCGCTGGCAGCTCTCAAGGCTGGTGGCGCCAGCGCAGACACCAGGGTATTCTGCAAGGGATCAAGCAAGGTAGGCAATCATACCTTTCGCTGCTGGAAACGCAGCGGCCATGGAACCACCGACCTCCACAAAGCTCTCAAGGAAAGCTGCGACGTCTGGTTCTACGAGGTCTCCCAGAAGGTCGGCATCGACCGTATCGCCGCCATGGCCCGCGACCTGGGCCTGGGCCGAACCTACGGACTGCCCTTCGAAATGGAGAAAGCCGGTCTGATTCCGGATAAAGCCTGGAAGATGAAGCGCTTCGGCACCAGCTGGTATCGCGGGGAAACCCTCAACGCCGCCATCGGCCAGGGTTATATCCTCACCACGCCCCTGCAGCTGGCGGTCATGACCGCGGCCGTGGCCAACGGCGGCACGCTCTACCGCCCCCATATCGTCAAAAGCACTCAGGATCCGGCAAAGCGGATCGTCCGCCACACGCAACCGGAAATACTGCACCGCGTGTTTCTCCCTCCCGCCCACCTGGCCGCGGTACGCCAGGGTCTGGAAGCGGTGGTCAACGAGCCGGGCGGAACCGCCTGGTCGAGCCGCCTGGAAGCGTTGCCGTTCGCCGGCAAAACCGGCACCGCCCAGGTGGTCAAACTGCGTGACGGCGTCAGGGATGAAAATCTCATCCCCTACCGTTTTCGCGATCACGCCCTGTTTTCAGCCTATGCCCCGGCCGACAAGCCCCGGATCGCCGTCGCGGTCGTTGTAGAGCACGGCAGTCACGGCAGCAGTGCCGCGGCCCCGATCGCCAGAGCCATTATCGCCCATTACTTCGGGCTGGACAAAACCCCAGTGCCCCCCCAAAGCCAGCCGCGGCAGGCCAGTGCGACACCCGCTTCGCCAGATCCGGCACCGCCAGTGCCTTCAGCGCCGCTATCAACCCCGGCAGAGCCGCCTGTAAACACACAACCGACGACGCCGGACCTCTTGCCGACACCGCCATCCGTTCCGGAGCAACCGGAACCTTCAATACCTGAAGCCAACGGATAATCCCTATGTTCGACAGACGCCTTCTCACCCATTTCAACTGGGGCCTGCTGCTGCTGGTACTGATCATTGCCGGACTCGGCATTCTCAACCTGGTCAGCGTCACCTCTTCCTGGGCTTCCCCGGCGGCACCCTTCTCGCTGAAACAGCTGTCCTGGCTTGCCGGGGGTATGATGATCGTCACCGGCATCTGCGCCATCGACTACCGCCGCCTGGAACATCTGGGGGGATTCTTTACGCCGGCAACCTCGGGTTGCTGCTGCTGGTCCTGCTGATCGGCCGCACCTCGATGGGAGCGACCCGCTGGCTCGACCTCAAGGTGATCAATCTGCAGCCGAGCGAACTGATGAAAATCGTGATTATTATCGTCATGGCCTGCTTTTTCAGTCGCAACGAACATCCCCGGGGCTTCTCCTTCCGGGAATTATGGGTTCCTTTCGCGCTGCTCGCCCTGCCAGCTCTTCTGATCATGAAACAACCGGATCTCGGCACCGCCATGATTGTGTTGATGATCGGCGGATCCATGGCACTGTTCGCCGGCATCCGCCCAACCACGCTGACCGGCCTGGCACTGTTCGCCGGCAGCGCCGCCAGCGGCGGCTGGTTTTTGCTGCACGGTTACCAGAAACAGCGGATTCTGACCTTCCTCAACCCGGAAAGCGACCCTCTCGGCGCAGGGTATCACATCATTCAGTCCAAAATCGCCGTCGGCAGCGGCGGTTTCTGGGGCAAAGGCTTCAGGGAAGGCACCCAGTCGCAGCTTTCCTTTCTGCCCGAACGGCACACCGATTTCGCCTTTTCGGTTTTTGCCGAGGAGTGGGGTTTTGCCGGTGCCCTGCTGCTGCTGGCCCTGTTCCTGCTGCTTGTCATCTGGGGTCTCAACGTGTCCCGCCATGCCTCGACGCGCTTTGGCATGTTTCTCGCTTTCGGCGTCAGTGCCATGCTGTTTTTTCATATTGTCATCAATCTCGGCATGGTTATTGGATTATTGCCGGTGGTCGGCGTGCCGCTGCCCCTGTTCTCCTACGGAGGCACCAGCATGATCACTACCATGACCGGCGTCGGCCTGCTGTTGAATGTCAGCATGCGGCGTTTCAAGTTCTGACCCGCCGAAGCCTGTCCATCCGGAGCCGCCACGGAATACCACCGGCGTGGTTTTCACATCTGGTTTTCATACGGAGTTTCCGGATGGATACTACCTGAAAAAGGTGCGGGCAGCCGGCTGCGACAACCCCGTGTGACCTTCCGGCCCTGCCCGATCCGGCCACCTGCACAGATGCTTAAAATCGTTGACGTACCGGCGGTGGGCCATTAATCTTTGATGCAATCCGATGCGACGCACCATTTTCACTACCGAAGGAACCCATCCATGCGCAATAACTCATTGACCACCGAATCTTTCACCGAATGGACGGAATCCGATCCGGAGCTGGCCTGCGCCCTTGCCGCCGTAGCGGAGCTTCCCGCCATGACCGATATCGTCAGTGATTTTCTGGTCACCATCGAGGACCCCGACTGGACCGCCAAAAGCGTGGCGCAGGTCATTTCCCGGGATCCGGTGGTGGCCGCCAGCATCCTCAAGGCCGCCAACAGCGCCTACTACAGTTTCCAGCGCCAGATCAGCAATCTGGAAGGTGCGATTGCGGTTCTGGGCCTGTCCACCATCAAGAGCCTGGTGCTGGCTGCAGGTGTCAAAAGCATGAACAAGCGCTTTGGCCTGATCGAAAAACTGCTGCTCGAAGATGCCATCGGCTGCGCGCTCTGCGCGCGGGAAATCGCCCGGAAAACCCGTTGCTACGATCCCGAGGAAGCGTTCCTCGGCGGTTTGCTGCGGCATATCGGCAAAATCGCCATGAACAACCTGGATACGGAGAAATATTCCCAGCTTGTTCAGGATGTCTACAACGGCGAAGGCGACCTGGCTACCCTGGAACGCCAGCATTTTCCCTACAGCCATGCCGCCATTGGCGCCGCCCTGTTGCATCACTGGAATCTGTCGCCGCAACTGGTCGCCTGCGTCCTTTATCACAACATTCCCGCCCCCCCTGAAAAAATCGGCGAACAGGCCCGCATCCTCACCAACCTTGTCAACCTTGGCGGCCTGTTCTGCACACGCCTCGGCTTCGGTCAACGCACACCGATGCCGGAACTGCAACCTGCCGCATCCCCCTGCGCGGCAACTCTGGATCTGGAGCAGGAAGATAGCGACGACATCCTCGAGAAGATTCCCGAGGCGTTCCGACAGGCCTGTGAATCGTTCATGGGACACCACTGATACAGTACGCCGGGAAACCGGCGCTTTTCCCCGCCGCGCGGCCCGACGCCCTTATTCCACGCCTCTCGCTGTCCGATCCGCGCACTCCTTGCCGGTGATTCCCTGATATTAAACCGGGGTGCGACTTATTCTGTCGCACCCCGGCCGCACACTGGGACCACCCGACAAGGAGGTGCCCATGTTCGAACTGCTGCTGTTGATCGGTTTTCTCTACGCCGGTTTTTTCCCTCCCAGCCCCTGCCAAAAGGGCGGCACCCGCCCCGCCGGTCATGAACAGACCTGGCCAACACCCTGTAAACATCGGCCCGGCCCAAAAATACTTGCGCACAAGAATAACGATTGCTAATCTTCGAACTGTCGCATCCGGAGCGACAGTTCGAAGACTCCGGGATCCGCTACTTTTGGCATTCGACGGGACCCGTCCGTGTCATGAACCTCGCCCTTGTCACGACTGCCTATATTACCGGCTTGCTGCTGGCCCTGGCGGTGCCGGCCCCGGCATGGCATCCGGCTCTGGCCGCAGCCCTGGCCCTCGCCGGCGTGATTCTGCGCCGCGCCCGTGGCGCCGCCTGCCTGTTGCTGATCGCCCTGGCGGCACTCGGCTATTCCAATTTTCACCTGCAGCAAACACCCGCCATTGCCGGGCGCTCGCTTTTATCCCTGACGGAACACCGCTGGCATACCTTTTACGGCCGGCTGTGGCGCATGAATCCTGGCCCGGATGGCGGAGAGCGGCTTGATCTGCGCGTACATCACGTTGTGCAAGGGCACGCTCCGGTACCCGTCAACGGCAATCTGAGACTCTATCTCGAAACCTCCAGGCGGCGTTTCTGCCCGGGCGACGAGCTGGCGGTGCGCCTGCGTCCGCGACGGCCGCGCCGGTTCGGAACCCCCGGTGAATTCAATTACCCGCGGCATCTGGCCTCCGAAGCCATACAGGCAACCGCGTTCCTGCCACAGGACGATGGCATCGTGGTCATCAAGAAGGCCCGCCCCGGGTTTTCCCGCACCCTTCGCCAGACCGTTGCCGACCTCATCGATCACTCAATATCCGACCGCGACAAAGCCAACCTGGCAAAGGCTCTGGTGATCGGCGACAAAGACAGGATGACTTCTGAGCAGCGGCAGCGACTGGCCCACCTGGGACTGGCGCACCTGTTTTCCATTTCCGGATTCCACCTGGGTCTGGTCGCCATGTTCGGATACCTGGCCTTGCTGCCCGTAATGCGCCGCAGCGAGACGCTGTTGCTGGCCATCCCGCCACGCCGCCTGCTGCCGGCCCTGCTGATTCCATGGTTGTGGTGCTATCTGCACATCACCGGGCAGGCCCTGCCGACCACCCGGGCCTGGCTGGCAGCCGTCGCCGTGATCGCTTTGTGCTGGCTGCGCCGTTTCTGCCATCCGCTTCGCGTGGCTTTAGCCGTCGCCGTCGCCATTCTTGCGGCAACCCCCATGGCCCTGATAGCACCTTCCTTCCAGCTGTCTTTCGCGGGGGTTTTCGGCATTCTGATCCTGGTGCCGCGCTGGAGCCGCCACCTGAGCGTACTGCCCTGCTGGCCACGCCGGATATTGCAGGTGCCACTGGTTACCCTGGCCGCCACCATCAGCACCGCGCCTTTGGTTTTGTGGCACTTTCACCTGCTGGCTCCAGCCGGTCTGCTGACCAACCTGTGGGCCGGACCGATCATCGGCGGGCTGGCGATCCCCGCGGGACTGGCCGGTCTGGTGCTGACGCCGCTGTGGCCGGCGGGAGCCGCGGGCTGTTTTGGTTTAATTGCCGAATTGCTGGACCGGATACTGGACTGGTCGGAAAAAGTGCTTGCGCTGCCCCTGATGGCTCCGCGGCAACTCTACCTGCCGACGGTTACCCTGGTGCTTGCCGGCATGCTGGTTATCGCGCTGATGGTGCCCCGCCGGAAATGGCGCTGGGGGGCTGTTGCGCTGCTGGGGCTGGCCCTGTTAGTCCAGCCGTCGCCACAGCCGGGGCACCTGCGCGTCATTGCCCTGAGCGTCGGCCAGGGCGACGCCCTGCTGGTAACCGACAGCGCGGGACAGCACTACCTGGTGGACGGAGGCGGCCAGGCCCATGGCCATTTCGATCCCGGAGAACGCCTGGTCGCGCCCGCACTGGGCCGTTTCGGCGTCAGGGAACTTGCCGCTGTCATCCTTACCCACGATCACCCCGATCACCGCAACGGCCTGCTGCATATTGCCAGGCATTTTCGGATCAAGGAGTTCTGGTGCGGCAGTTCCGCATCGGCCCTGTGGCCGCCGTTGCGCCGGCAACTGGCGGCCAGGAACATCCCCGTGCGCACCTTTGCCCCGGGGTGGACTCCCGTCGCGGCGGCCAGAAAGACGACCATAGCGGTGTTCGCTCCGCCCGACGACGATCTTGGCGAGAATGACCGGTCCCTGGTTTTTTATGCCCGCGAAAATCGCAATGGCGTACTGCTGACCGGCGACCTGGAGCAGGCCGGCGTTGCCCACCTGCTGAATGCCACGCCAAAATTGCCGGTGACCCTGCTGAAATTGCCTCACCACGGCAGCCGCAACGGCTCCGTCGACCAATTGCTTACACATTTCACCCCGTGCTGCGTGTTTGCCAGCCTCGGCGCCAACAATGTTTTCGGCTTCCCTCACCAGGAAACGCTCCAGAGCGTAAAACGCGCCGGGCTGTCCCTGTGGCGCACCGACCTGCACGGCACTCTGATATTCGACCTTGAAAACCGCTCCTGGCGTGTAAGATCCTGGCAAGACGGGCTTTTTCGTTGACAGTCGAATATGGCTTTGTTAGTTTGGACCATTATCTGACCTGGAGACTGTCCGGATGAAATCCTCCACCATTCTGGTTGTCGATGACGAGCTGTTTTTCCGCCGTCTCTATGCCAGCCTTCTCAGCGAAAATGGTTACCAGGTGGAATCCGCCGCGTCCGGAAAAGAGGCTCTGTCCCGCCTTGGCAAGGGGCATATCGACATTGTGCTCGCCGATCTGGTCATGCCCGAAATGGATGGCATGCAGATTCTCGACCACTGTCGCAAACTCAACAACCCTCCGGATGTCATCCTGGTTACCGGCCATGCTTCGGTCGAATCGGCCATTCAGGCCATCAAAAGCGGCGCGCGAGACTATCTGGTAAAGCCCTTCGACCCGGCCGAACTGCTGCATGTGGTCCGCGCCTGTCTCGAACAGCGACACCTGCTTGACGAAAACAGCGTCCTCAAGGCACAGATCCGGCTTTATCAGCGGGGGCAGCAACTGGCCGCGCAGCTCGACCTCGACCGGCTGTTCGAGGATGCCCTGTCCGCCATCCTTCAGGAAGCCGGCAGCGGTCGCGGCCTGGCCTGCCTCCTGGACAGCGACGACAGCCCCCAGCTCATCAGTACCCGGAAATTGCAGGAGACCGAAGCCATGGCCCTCATGGCGGCCGCGCAGCCATTGCTGGCCAACGGCAACAAACTGCACATCGTCTCCTGTGCCGATCTGCCGCCGTTGCCGCAACTGCCACCGGCGCTGCAATCCGTCGCCGTCTTCCCCATGCAGTCCCCCTACGGATTCGGCGGAGCCCTGATCTTCTGTAATCCCGAAGAAGGGGATTTCGCCCCCGGAATGTCCCGGGAAAACCTCTCCTTTCTGCTGGAACAGACGGCGCTTGGATTCGAAAACGCCTGCCGTTTCAAAACCGCGCGGGATCTTATCTTCATCGATGACCTGACCGGTCTGCACAACTATCGCTACCTGCAGATGATCCTGGATCAGGAAATCCTGCGAGCGGAGCGCTACGGGCTGGAATTTTCGCTGGTTTTCATCGATCTTGACTTTTTCAAGGAAATCAACGATACCCTCGGACATCTCGCCGGCAGCCATGCTCTCAAGGAAGTCGCCCGGATTTTGCGGCAGTGTGTCCGTGAATCGGACATCCTGTTTCGCTACGGTGGCGATGAATTTACCGGCTTTCTGGTCGAAACGGGCAGCGAAGGGGCAGCGGTGGTGGCCGAACGTATCCGCCAGTGCATCCAGAATCATACCTTCTTCGCTGAAAGCGACACCCCCGCAAAGATTACCGCGACCGTGGGCTATGCCACCTACCCCTGTGACGCCGGCAGTAAAAAGGAACTCATTCACCTGGCCGATAAAGCCATGTACGAGGGTAAAAAGTGCCGCAATGCGGTGAGGGGAGCCTGGCAACTGGCGGAAACGGAGGATCCCCCGGTCGACCCGGAATGAACCTCCGGCCGTCGCGGCCGCCACGCGCATTCGCTTTATGCGTACATCTACCCGCTCGCCATGGCGCCGGCGGGTCTTCTATTGCCGCCGGCCCGCTGTTAGCCGTTCCGGATACAGCCGCCGCGGCCATGAAACCATGAACGAAGGGACATAACGTTGTGAGCATTACGGGAATCAAGGGAATGAACGATATCCTGCCAGGCGAAGTCGAAACCTGGCAGTTTCTTGAAAGCGAAGCCCACCGCATCTTCCAGTTGTACGGCTTTGCCGAGGTGCGGGTGCCGGTGGTGGAAAAAACCGAACTGTTCTGCCGCTCCATCGGTGAAACCACCGATATCGTGGAAAAGGAGATGTACACCTTCAGCGATCGCAGCGACAACTCCCTGACCCTGCGGCCGGAAGGCACGGCTCCGGTCATGCGCGCCTTCATCGAACATAAACTGCACACGCTGGATCCCCTATCCAGGCTCTATTACATGGGGCCCATGTTTCGTTACGAACGCCCCCAGAAGGGACGCTACCGCCAGTTCCACCAGATCGGCGTGGAGGCTATCGGCGTTGACGACCCCATGATGGACGCCCAGATCCTGGCCATGCTCGACCACTATTTCGAAGCGGTCGACATCCGCAATGTCGAACTGCATATCAACTCTCTGGGCTGCAAGCAGTGCCGTCCCCGCTACCGGGAAACCCTCACCGGCTACCTGGAAAGCCGCCTGCGGAGCCTGTGCGCGGACTGCCAGCGGCGCTACCTGACCAACCCGCTGCGGGTGCTTGACTGCAAGGTTCCAGCCTGTCAGGAAGCTACGGTCGATGCGCCGTCGGTACTGGATCTTCTGTGCGACGACTGCGACACCCATTTCCGCCAGCTTCAGGCCCATCTGCACAAGCTCGGCATTGTTTTCACCATCAATGCCCGCATGGTCCGCGGCCTCGACTATTACACCAAAACCACCTTCGAGATGGTCACCAATCAGCTCGGATCACAGAATGCCGTGGCTGCCGGCGGGCGCTATGACGGGCTGATCCAGGATCTGGGCGGCCCGGCCCTGCCAGGCATCGGTTTTGCCATGGGCGTCGAAAGGCTGGTCCTGATGAAGGGCGATCAGCGCATCGCGCCACCCCGTCCACAGGTTTTTCTGGCCGCCCTGGGCGATGCCGCAACCGACGAGGCCTTCGCTCTCATGACCCGCCTGCAGCGGCTTGGACTGCGCGCCGAAATGGCCTTTGCCGGCAAGAGTCTCAAGGCGCAGATGCGCCGCGCGGGCAAACTGGGCGCCCGCTTTGTCCTGATTTTGGGCGATGAGGAACTGGCTTCGGGCCAGGCGCAACTTCGTGACATGGACGACGGCAGCCAGACGCCCATTGCCCTGGAGGGCATCGGGCAGGCCCTTGCGGCCCGCTGCCTTGCCGGGCCCGCAACGGGCAGCCGATAACCGCTTGACGATTTTTGGCGACACCCTTTATAATTTGCAATTCGCTTTCTTCAGGATCGCGACACGCATGTGCCGTGCTTTTCTGGTATTACTTTTTGCATGACCAAGGAGATGAACTTGATCGACATTCTGGGTGATTGGAAAAAAAGCCATTTCTGCGGCGATCTCCGTGCCGCCGACATTGGCAAGGAAGTCTGCCTCATGGGCTGGGTGCAGCGTCGTCGCGACCATGGAGGCCTGATCTTTATCGACCTGCGCGACCGCCAGGGAATCGCCCAGCTGGCTCTCGATCCCGACCGCGATCCGGAGGCTCACGCCAAGGCGGAAAAAGTGCGCAGCGAATATGTGGTCGCGGTCCGCGGCATCGTGTCCGCACGTCCCGAAGGCACCGTGAACCCCAAGATGGCTACCGGCGAGGTCGAAGTGGAGGTCAAGGAACTGCGGGTTCTCAACAGTTCCGAAACGCCGCCTTTCATGATCGAGGACCATGCCGACGTCGCGGAAAACATCCGCCTCAAGCATCGATACATCGACCTGCGACGCCCCGGCCTGCAATCCAATCTGATGTTGCGTCACAAAGTGGCGCAGATCGTGCGCACCTATCTCAACGATAATGGATTCATCGAGATTGAAACCCCGGTTTTGACGAAAAGCACGCCGGAGGGCGCCCGCGACTATCTGGTGCCGAGCCGGGTGAACCCCGGTATGTTTTACGCCTTGCCGCAATCGCCCCAGTTGTTCAAGCAGCTGCTTATGGTGTCCGGTTTCGACCGCTACTACCAGATTGTCAAATGCTTTCGCGATGAAGACCTGCGCGCCGATCGGCAGCCCGAATTCACCCAGATCGACTGCGAATTGAGCTTCGTCGACCGGCAGGATATCATGACCATCATGGAGGGCATGATCGCCAGGGTGTTCCGCGATACGCTTGGCATCGAACTGCCGCTGCCGATGCCCCGCATCACCTACACCGAAGCCATGGCCCGTTTCGGGGTCGACAATCCGGACATGCGTTTTGGCCTGGAACTGGTCGAGATCTCCAACATCGTCAAGGACTGCGGTTTCAAGGTCTTCGCCGAGGCGGTGAAAAAAGGCGGCATTGTCAAACTGCTCAACGCCAGGGAGTGTGCATCCTTCTCCCGCAAGGAACTCGACGATCTGACCGAGTTTGTCAAAATTTACGGCGCAAAAGGGCTTGCCTACGTCAAGGTCCAGGAAGACGGCTCCTGGCAGTCTCCCATCACCAAATTTTTTACCGACAAGGAAATCGCGCTCATCGATGAGGCCGCCGACGCGAAACCGGGCGACCTGTTGCTGTTTGCCGCCGACACCTGCAAAGTGGCCAATGAATCCCTGGGGCGTCTGCGTGGCCTGCTCGGGCAGAAACTGGGGCTGGCCCGCAAGGATGACTTCCGTTTTGTCTGGGTCACCGACTTTCCGCTGCTCGAATGGGACGGCGAAACCCGCCGTCACGTGGCGGTGCATCATCCCTTCACCGCTCCTTTGGATGAAGATGTCGCGCTGCTCGACGGCGATCCCGGCAGCGCGCGGGCCAAGGCCTACGATCTGGTCCTGAACGGATCGGAAATCGGTGGCGGAAGTATTCGTATCCACAACCGGGAAATACAGAACAAAATGTTCTCCCTGATGGGGATTACCGCCGAGGAAGCCGAGGAAAAATTCGGGTTTCTGCTCAATGCCCTGAGTTACGGCGCACCGCCCCACGGCGGCATCGCTTTTGGCCTCGACCGCCTGATGATGATCCTGACCGGCTCGGAATCCATCCGGGACGTTATCGCTTTTCCCAAAACCCAGAAAGCCACCTGCCTGCTGTCGGAAGCGCCCGGCGCAGTGGATGACAAGCAGCTGCGGGAGCTTTCCATCCGGCGCGCGGCACGCACAAATTAGCTCGTATCCATCCGGAATCTCCGGATGGATACAGCGTAGTTTTCATATGAGAAACGAGCAATTTTTCGTTGTGGCAAGGAAATCAAGGGTTTGTGCCGAGGCGTACATCGGTACGCCGCACAAGCAAGCCTGCGGATTGACGCCGCCACGGCGGAAAAGGGCCGTTCCCGGATGAAAACCAGCTCGGAGATTTGCATTGATCGGGGATCGCTCGCCCTGAAGCAATCCTGCCTTGATTGCACAGACGACGAAAGTGGACTATGCCACGGCTGATCATATTTTTGCTGGCTCTGCTTTTCCTGACGGGGGGCTGCGTAGCTCCCCCGCTGCAGGAATTGCAATCCGCGCGTTCCGCCCTGGAAGAAGCCCTGGCCGCTGAAGCCCCGGTACTGGCTCCCAACGCGTATCAGGCGGCCCAGG
This portion of the Syntrophotalea acetylenica genome encodes:
- the mreD gene encoding rod shape-determining protein MreD is translated as MKTLLAYLALGLLLAVAETLLPSALATKPHLLLLLVMMLGVQQKIAVGGPAAWLLGCLQDSLSGTCLGLHGLVYLILYLSLRSVAGLLNRESPVLMLFLVISGTLLQALIMIFTLGFLAEHGTYWRQILAGLPAQVLVNLLAALFFLQASFLLHRARRRRPL
- a CDS encoding DNA internalization-related competence protein ComEC/Rec2, which translates into the protein MNLALVTTAYITGLLLALAVPAPAWHPALAAALALAGVILRRARGAACLLLIALAALGYSNFHLQQTPAIAGRSLLSLTEHRWHTFYGRLWRMNPGPDGGERLDLRVHHVVQGHAPVPVNGNLRLYLETSRRRFCPGDELAVRLRPRRPRRFGTPGEFNYPRHLASEAIQATAFLPQDDGIVVIKKARPGFSRTLRQTVADLIDHSISDRDKANLAKALVIGDKDRMTSEQRQRLAHLGLAHLFSISGFHLGLVAMFGYLALLPVMRRSETLLLAIPPRRLLPALLIPWLWCYLHITGQALPTTRAWLAAVAVIALCWLRRFCHPLRVALAVAVAILAATPMALIAPSFQLSFAGVFGILILVPRWSRHLSVLPCWPRRILQVPLVTLAATISTAPLVLWHFHLLAPAGLLTNLWAGPIIGGLAIPAGLAGLVLTPLWPAGAAGCFGLIAELLDRILDWSEKVLALPLMAPRQLYLPTVTLVLAGMLVIALMVPRRKWRWGAVALLGLALLVQPSPQPGHLRVIALSVGQGDALLVTDSAGQHYLVDGGGQAHGHFDPGERLVAPALGRFGVRELAAVILTHDHPDHRNGLLHIARHFRIKEFWCGSSASALWPPLRRQLAARNIPVRTFAPGWTPVAAARKTTIAVFAPPDDDLGENDRSLVFYARENRNGVLLTGDLEQAGVAHLLNATPKLPVTLLKLPHHGSRNGSVDQLLTHFTPCCVFASLGANNVFGFPHQETLQSVKRAGLSLWRTDLHGTLIFDLENRSWRVRSWQDGLFR
- a CDS encoding diguanylate cyclase, whose amino-acid sequence is MKSSTILVVDDELFFRRLYASLLSENGYQVESAASGKEALSRLGKGHIDIVLADLVMPEMDGMQILDHCRKLNNPPDVILVTGHASVESAIQAIKSGARDYLVKPFDPAELLHVVRACLEQRHLLDENSVLKAQIRLYQRGQQLAAQLDLDRLFEDALSAILQEAGSGRGLACLLDSDDSPQLISTRKLQETEAMALMAAAQPLLANGNKLHIVSCADLPPLPQLPPALQSVAVFPMQSPYGFGGALIFCNPEEGDFAPGMSRENLSFLLEQTALGFENACRFKTARDLIFIDDLTGLHNYRYLQMILDQEILRAERYGLEFSLVFIDLDFFKEINDTLGHLAGSHALKEVARILRQCVRESDILFRYGGDEFTGFLVETGSEGAAVVAERIRQCIQNHTFFAESDTPAKITATVGYATYPCDAGSKKELIHLADKAMYEGKKCRNAVRGAWQLAETEDPPVDPE
- a CDS encoding HDOD domain-containing protein gives rise to the protein MRNNSLTTESFTEWTESDPELACALAAVAELPAMTDIVSDFLVTIEDPDWTAKSVAQVISRDPVVAASILKAANSAYYSFQRQISNLEGAIAVLGLSTIKSLVLAAGVKSMNKRFGLIEKLLLEDAIGCALCAREIARKTRCYDPEEAFLGGLLRHIGKIAMNNLDTEKYSQLVQDVYNGEGDLATLERQHFPYSHAAIGAALLHHWNLSPQLVACVLYHNIPAPPEKIGEQARILTNLVNLGGLFCTRLGFGQRTPMPELQPAASPCAATLDLEQEDSDDILEKIPEAFRQACESFMGHH
- the hisS gene encoding histidine--tRNA ligase, encoding MNDILPGEVETWQFLESEAHRIFQLYGFAEVRVPVVEKTELFCRSIGETTDIVEKEMYTFSDRSDNSLTLRPEGTAPVMRAFIEHKLHTLDPLSRLYYMGPMFRYERPQKGRYRQFHQIGVEAIGVDDPMMDAQILAMLDHYFEAVDIRNVELHINSLGCKQCRPRYRETLTGYLESRLRSLCADCQRRYLTNPLRVLDCKVPACQEATVDAPSVLDLLCDDCDTHFRQLQAHLHKLGIVFTINARMVRGLDYYTKTTFEMVTNQLGSQNAVAAGGRYDGLIQDLGGPALPGIGFAMGVERLVLMKGDQRIAPPRPQVFLAALGDAATDEAFALMTRLQRLGLRAEMAFAGKSLKAQMRRAGKLGARFVLILGDEELASGQAQLRDMDDGSQTPIALEGIGQALAARCLAGPATGSR
- the mrdA gene encoding penicillin-binding protein 2, which encodes MNHDFQTDWQPAPHLRKRYVHASIAAAIVFLLLLLRLWQLQVISDEHYRNLSEKNRTRYIPIAAQRGRVFDRDGQLLADNRPAFDVAVLRQEVDDPGMLLDRLSGFLSVDREELHKRWEAGKRLPRYRPIPLAWDVDRDTLEKIMENAVNLPGVLMETRPVRSFPLGPLAPHFLGYLGEITEKELGAPEFEGYHAGDVIGKAGLEKNLEPILAGTDGERRVEVDVKGKSMRILKTLDPQPGSEVVLTLQASLQQVAEQAFGEQAGAAVVLDVHTGEILAIASQPAFDPAQFARGLTAKEWRELQNNPLNPLQNRAISGQYPPGSIFKIVTALAALKAGGASADTRVFCKGSSKVGNHTFRCWKRSGHGTTDLHKALKESCDVWFYEVSQKVGIDRIAAMARDLGLGRTYGLPFEMEKAGLIPDKAWKMKRFGTSWYRGETLNAAIGQGYILTTPLQLAVMTAAVANGGTLYRPHIVKSTQDPAKRIVRHTQPEILHRVFLPPAHLAAVRQGLEAVVNEPGGTAWSSRLEALPFAGKTGTAQVVKLRDGVRDENLIPYRFRDHALFSAYAPADKPRIAVAVVVEHGSHGSSAAAPIARAIIAHYFGLDKTPVPPQSQPRQASATPASPDPAPPVPSAPLSTPAEPPVNTQPTTPDLLPTPPSVPEQPEPSIPEANG